From the genome of Streptomyces sp. NBC_01260, one region includes:
- a CDS encoding alkyl hydroperoxide reductase: MALDELKAAVPDFAKDLKLNLGSVIGNSELPQQQLWGTVLACAIASRSPKVLRELEPEAKANLSAEAYTAAKSAAAIMAMNNVFYRTRHLLSDPEYGTLRAGLRMNVIGKPGVEKVDFELWSLAVSAINGCGQCLDSHEQVLRKAGVDRETIQEAVKIASVIQAVGVTLEAEAVLAE, from the coding sequence ATGGCACTCGACGAACTGAAGGCCGCCGTTCCGGACTTCGCCAAGGACCTGAAGCTGAACCTCGGTTCGGTCATCGGGAACAGCGAACTGCCGCAGCAGCAGCTCTGGGGCACCGTCCTCGCCTGCGCGATCGCCTCGCGCTCGCCGAAGGTGCTGCGTGAGCTGGAGCCGGAGGCGAAGGCCAACCTCTCCGCGGAGGCGTACACCGCCGCGAAGTCGGCCGCCGCCATCATGGCGATGAACAACGTCTTCTACCGGACCCGGCACCTGCTGTCGGACCCCGAGTACGGGACACTCCGTGCGGGCCTGCGGATGAACGTGATCGGCAAGCCGGGCGTGGAGAAGGTCGACTTCGAGCTGTGGTCGCTCGCCGTCTCCGCGATCAACGGCTGCGGCCAGTGCCTGGACTCCCACGAGCAGGTGCTGCGCAAGGCCGGCGTGGACCGTGAGACCATTCAGGAAGCCGTCAAGATCGCCTCGGTGATCCAGGCGGTCGGCGTGACCCTCGAAGCCGAGGCAGTCCTCGCCGAGTAA
- a CDS encoding AI-2E family transporter, whose amino-acid sequence MSKLPGWLGQLGAELTRMGERLEERRVEADDEDDKAAREGSSATARTEPGGAAADHVPPPPAYAPSVAARPDPVAAIPWGMRVAAEAGWRLLVLAGTLWVLMRVISAVQLVVLAFVAALLVTAMLQPTVARLRRYGLPRGLATAVTAVLGFVIMGLVGWFVVWQVMDNIDTLSDKVRTGIEDLKNWLLDSPFHVTDQQINDIAKNLSDTVGTNTEAITSAGLQGVTVMVELLTGMLLAMFSTLFLLYDGKRIWHWVLKLVPAQARPGVAGAGPRAWRTLTAYVRGTVIVALIDAIFIGLGIYFLNVPMAVPLAVFIFLFAFIPLVGAVVSGALAVVVALVTEGVFTALMVLVVVLAVQQIEGHILQPFILGRAVRVHPLAVVLSVAAGGMIAGIGGAVVAVPLVAVTNTVVGYLRSYGQEESQRHAPPPHGATALDAAPTPAPGSPPDEIDDGSDEEPVADAPKEP is encoded by the coding sequence ATGTCAAAACTGCCGGGATGGCTCGGACAACTGGGTGCTGAACTGACCAGGATGGGTGAGCGCCTGGAGGAACGCCGCGTCGAGGCGGACGACGAGGACGACAAGGCGGCACGCGAGGGTTCGTCGGCGACGGCCCGCACCGAGCCGGGGGGCGCTGCCGCCGATCATGTGCCGCCGCCGCCCGCGTACGCCCCCTCGGTCGCCGCGCGCCCCGATCCGGTAGCCGCGATCCCCTGGGGGATGCGGGTCGCCGCCGAGGCCGGCTGGCGGCTGCTCGTGCTCGCGGGCACCCTCTGGGTGCTCATGCGGGTCATCAGCGCGGTGCAGTTGGTGGTGCTGGCCTTCGTCGCCGCGCTGCTCGTCACCGCGATGCTCCAGCCGACGGTCGCCCGGCTGAGGCGGTACGGACTGCCGCGCGGACTGGCCACCGCCGTCACCGCGGTCCTGGGCTTCGTGATCATGGGCCTGGTCGGCTGGTTCGTGGTCTGGCAGGTGATGGACAACATCGACACCCTCTCCGACAAGGTGCGGACGGGTATCGAGGATCTGAAGAACTGGCTGCTGGACAGCCCGTTCCATGTCACCGACCAGCAGATCAACGACATCGCGAAGAACCTCAGCGACACCGTCGGCACCAACACCGAGGCCATAACCTCCGCCGGACTCCAGGGCGTCACGGTGATGGTGGAGCTCCTCACCGGGATGCTGCTGGCGATGTTCTCCACGCTCTTCCTGCTGTACGACGGCAAACGCATCTGGCACTGGGTGCTGAAGCTCGTGCCCGCCCAGGCGCGGCCGGGTGTCGCCGGAGCCGGTCCGCGTGCCTGGCGGACGCTGACCGCCTATGTGCGGGGCACGGTCATAGTCGCGCTGATCGACGCGATCTTCATCGGCCTCGGGATCTACTTCCTCAATGTGCCGATGGCCGTACCGCTGGCCGTCTTCATCTTCCTCTTCGCCTTCATCCCGCTCGTCGGAGCGGTGGTCTCCGGGGCACTGGCCGTCGTGGTCGCGCTCGTCACCGAGGGCGTGTTCACCGCGCTGATGGTGCTGGTGGTGGTCCTGGCGGTGCAGCAGATCGAGGGCCACATCCTGCAGCCGTTCATCCTGGGCCGCGCGGTGCGCGTGCACCCGCTGGCCGTGGTGCTCTCGGTCGCCGCGGGCGGCATGATCGCGGGCATCGGGGGTGCGGTCGTCGCGGTGCCGCTGGTCGCGGTGACCAATACCGTGGTCGGCTACCTGCGGTCGTACGGGCAGGAGGAGTCCCAGCGCCATGCGCCGCCGCCGCACGGGGCGACCGCACTGGACGCGGCGCCGACCCCGGCGCCCGGATCGCCGCCGGACGAGATCGACGACGGCAGCGACGAGGAGCCGGTGGCGGACGCGCCGAAGGAACCCTGA
- a CDS encoding transglycosylase SLT domain-containing protein, with amino-acid sequence MSRISVRGFAVASATAVTTVGAVVGVAAGSTPAVGDNNFEATAADTTLLADIPAGQQAQVQTASLTQQADAQASAADATAKKSAEESARIQAAKDAKSKKQAAEDQLAKERKAEQDKKDAAERASRSEVRSASAFATQGSYSVSEVQAMARQMIPGDQFQCFSNIVNHESTWNYRASNPSSGAYGLVQALPGSKMASAGADWQTNPATQIKWGLNYMDSRYGSPCGAWSFWQANSWY; translated from the coding sequence GTGAGCCGGATCTCGGTCCGGGGGTTCGCCGTGGCATCTGCCACAGCTGTAACCACCGTAGGCGCCGTCGTAGGAGTTGCAGCGGGCAGCACTCCTGCTGTCGGCGACAACAACTTCGAGGCCACCGCAGCCGACACCACGCTGCTCGCCGACATCCCCGCGGGCCAGCAGGCCCAGGTGCAGACCGCTTCCCTGACGCAGCAGGCCGACGCCCAGGCGTCCGCGGCCGACGCGACGGCGAAGAAGTCCGCTGAGGAGTCGGCCCGCATCCAGGCTGCCAAGGACGCCAAGTCGAAGAAGCAGGCGGCCGAGGACCAGCTGGCGAAGGAGCGGAAGGCCGAGCAGGACAAGAAGGACGCGGCCGAGCGTGCCAGCCGTTCCGAGGTCCGCAGTGCCTCCGCCTTCGCCACCCAGGGCTCGTACTCCGTGTCCGAGGTTCAGGCGATGGCCCGTCAGATGATTCCTGGCGACCAGTTCCAGTGCTTCAGCAACATCGTGAACCACGAGTCGACCTGGAACTACCGGGCGAGCAACCCGTCTTCCGGTGCCTACGGCCTCGTGCAGGCGCTGCCCGGCTCGAAGATGGCGTCCGCCGGTGCCGACTGGCAGACCAACCCGGCCACCCAGATCAAGTGGGGCCTCAACTACATGGACAGCCGCTACGGCAGCCCGTGCGGTGCCTGGTCCTTCTGGCAGGCCAACAGCTGGTACTAG
- a CDS encoding PhoH family protein — MVTSTKRRMPDRRTYVLDTSVLLADPNAMSRFDEHEVVLPIVVVTELEAKRHHPELGYFARQALRLLDDFRVRYGRLDAPIPLGDLGGTLRVELNHSDPGVLPAGYRLGDNDSRILAVARNLQAEGYDVTVVSKDLPLRIKASSVGLLAEEYRAELAITDSGWMGMGELPLSAEQVDLLFGEETLYVPEAADLPVHTGLVLQSERGKALGRVTPEGDVRLVRGDREAFGIHGRSAEQRIALDLLLDQDVGIVSLGGRAGTGKSALALCAGLEAVLERGQHKKVMVFRPLYAVGGQDLGYLPGSEAEKMGPWAQAVFDTLSAVAGREVIEEVLGRGMLEVLPLTHIRGRSLHDAFVIVDEAQSLERNVLLTVLSRIGANSRVVLTHDVAQRDNLRVGRYDGVVAVVEKLKGHPLFAHITLTRSERSPIAALVTEMLEEGHI; from the coding sequence GTGGTGACCAGCACAAAGCGCCGCATGCCCGACAGGCGCACCTATGTTCTCGACACCAGCGTCCTGCTGGCCGATCCGAACGCCATGTCCCGGTTCGACGAGCACGAAGTCGTGCTCCCGATCGTCGTGGTCACGGAACTGGAGGCCAAACGGCACCATCCGGAGCTCGGGTACTTCGCCCGGCAGGCCCTGCGCCTGCTGGACGACTTCCGGGTCCGGTACGGCCGGCTGGATGCCCCGATCCCGCTCGGGGATCTGGGCGGGACGCTGCGCGTCGAACTCAACCATTCCGATCCCGGCGTACTGCCCGCCGGCTACCGGTTGGGGGACAACGACTCACGGATTCTCGCGGTCGCGCGCAATCTCCAGGCCGAGGGGTACGACGTCACGGTCGTCTCCAAGGACCTGCCGCTGCGCATCAAGGCGTCATCGGTCGGCCTCCTCGCCGAGGAGTACCGCGCCGAACTCGCCATCACCGATTCGGGCTGGATGGGGATGGGCGAACTGCCGCTCTCCGCCGAACAGGTGGACCTGCTCTTCGGAGAGGAGACGCTGTACGTCCCCGAGGCCGCCGATCTGCCCGTGCACACCGGTCTGGTCCTCCAGTCCGAGCGCGGCAAGGCGCTCGGCCGGGTGACGCCGGAGGGCGATGTCCGGCTCGTCCGCGGCGACCGGGAGGCCTTCGGTATCCACGGACGCAGCGCCGAGCAGCGCATCGCCCTGGATCTGCTGCTGGACCAGGACGTCGGCATCGTCTCGCTCGGCGGCCGGGCCGGCACCGGTAAATCCGCACTGGCGCTCTGCGCCGGTCTGGAGGCCGTGCTGGAGCGGGGGCAGCACAAGAAGGTGATGGTCTTCCGGCCGCTGTACGCGGTCGGCGGGCAGGATCTCGGCTATCTGCCCGGTTCCGAGGCCGAGAAGATGGGCCCCTGGGCGCAGGCCGTCTTCGACACGCTCTCGGCGGTCGCCGGGCGCGAGGTCATCGAGGAGGTCCTGGGGCGCGGGATGCTGGAGGTGCTGCCGCTCACCCACATCCGGGGCCGGTCGCTCCACGACGCCTTCGTGATCGTCGACGAGGCCCAGTCGCTCGAACGGAACGTCCTGCTGACCGTGTTGTCCCGGATCGGGGCGAATTCCCGGGTGGTGCTCACGCATGACGTGGCCCAGCGGGACAACCTCCGGGTCGGCCGGTACGACGGAGTGGTCGCCGTGGTCGAGAAGCTGAAGGGCCATCCGCTCTTCGCGCACATCACGCTCACCCGGTCCGAGCGCTCCCCCATCGCCGCGCTGGTGACCGAAATGCTGGAGGAAGGCCACATCTGA
- a CDS encoding isoprenyl transferase, protein MNLRDLVYGLYARRVEARLDHAQVPKHIGVILDGNRRWAKASGGTAAEGHQAGADKIKELLGWCSETDVEVVTLWMLSTDNFDRPESELIPLLGIIENTVRDLVADGRWRVHHVGTLDLLPAHTQTVLKEAEQDTVGVDGILVNVAVGYGGRQEIADAVRSLLLDHSSKGTSFEDLAEIVSTDLISEHLYTRGQPDPDLVIRTSGEQRLSGFMLWQSAHSEYYFCEVFWPAFRRVDFLRALRDYAARHRRYGG, encoded by the coding sequence GTGAACTTGCGCGACCTGGTGTACGGGCTCTACGCCCGCCGGGTGGAGGCCCGCCTCGATCACGCCCAGGTGCCCAAGCACATCGGTGTCATCCTCGACGGGAACCGGCGCTGGGCGAAGGCGTCCGGCGGCACCGCCGCGGAGGGGCACCAAGCGGGTGCGGACAAGATCAAGGAACTCCTCGGCTGGTGCAGCGAGACCGACGTCGAAGTCGTCACCCTCTGGATGCTGTCCACGGACAACTTCGACCGGCCCGAGTCGGAGCTCATCCCGCTCCTCGGCATCATCGAGAACACCGTGCGCGACCTCGTCGCGGACGGCCGGTGGCGGGTCCACCACGTCGGCACGCTCGACCTGCTGCCCGCGCACACCCAGACGGTCCTCAAGGAGGCCGAGCAGGACACGGTCGGGGTCGACGGAATACTGGTCAACGTCGCCGTCGGCTACGGCGGCCGCCAGGAGATCGCCGACGCGGTGCGGTCCCTGCTGCTCGACCACTCCTCGAAGGGCACGTCCTTCGAGGACCTGGCGGAGATCGTCTCCACCGACCTGATCTCCGAGCACCTCTACACCCGGGGCCAGCCCGACCCGGACCTGGTGATCCGGACCAGCGGGGAGCAGCGCCTGTCGGGCTTCATGCTCTGGCAGAGCGCGCACTCCGAGTACTACTTCTGCGAGGTCTTCTGGCCGGCCTTCCGCCGGGTCGACTTCCTGCGGGCCCTGCGTGACTACGCGGCCCGCCACCGCCGCTACGGCGGCTGA
- the mgrA gene encoding L-glyceraldehyde 3-phosphate reductase produces MTESSSSYLAAGSRYDSMEYRRTGRSGLKLPAVSLGLWHNFGDDRALDSQRAILRRAFDLGVTHFDLANNYGPPPGSAELNFGKLFRQDFAPYRDELVISTKAGYDMHPGPYGEWGSRKYLLSSLDASLKRMGLDHVDIFYSHRFDPDTPLEETMGALASAVRQGKALYVGVSSYNSEQTAEAARLLKEMGVPALIHQPSYSMINRWTEDDGLLDTLEAAGMGCISFVPLAQGLLTNKYLKGIPAGSRATQGKSLNPDLLSDEVVRRLNGLNDIAHRRGQSLAQLALNWALRDSRMTSALIGASSVEQLEENVAALAGPALSAGELKEIDTFAVDTAGTNIWAGRA; encoded by the coding sequence GTGACTGAATCCTCTTCCTCTTATCTGGCCGCAGGGTCGCGCTACGACTCCATGGAGTACCGGCGCACCGGCCGCAGCGGCCTCAAGCTCCCGGCCGTCTCCCTCGGCCTCTGGCACAACTTCGGCGACGACCGCGCGCTCGACTCGCAGCGCGCCATCCTGCGCCGCGCCTTCGACCTCGGCGTGACGCATTTCGACCTGGCCAACAACTACGGCCCGCCGCCCGGCTCCGCCGAGCTCAACTTCGGGAAGCTCTTCCGGCAGGACTTCGCCCCGTACCGAGACGAGCTGGTGATCTCCACCAAGGCCGGGTACGACATGCACCCCGGTCCCTACGGCGAGTGGGGCTCGCGCAAGTACCTGCTGTCGTCGCTCGACGCCTCCCTCAAGCGGATGGGCCTCGACCACGTCGACATCTTCTACTCGCACCGCTTCGACCCGGACACCCCGCTGGAGGAGACGATGGGGGCCCTGGCCTCCGCCGTGCGGCAGGGCAAGGCGCTGTACGTCGGGGTGTCCTCGTACAACTCCGAGCAGACCGCCGAGGCGGCCCGGCTGCTCAAGGAGATGGGGGTGCCGGCCCTGATCCACCAGCCGTCCTACTCGATGATCAACCGCTGGACCGAGGACGACGGCCTGCTGGACACGCTGGAGGCGGCCGGCATGGGCTGCATCTCCTTCGTGCCGCTCGCCCAGGGGCTGCTGACCAATAAGTACCTGAAGGGCATTCCGGCGGGTTCGCGCGCCACCCAGGGCAAGTCCCTCAACCCGGACCTGCTCTCGGACGAGGTGGTGCGCCGGCTCAACGGGCTGAACGACATCGCGCACCGGCGTGGCCAGTCGCTGGCCCAGCTGGCCCTCAACTGGGCGCTGCGCGACAGCCGTATGACGTCGGCCCTGATCGGCGCGTCGAGTGTGGAGCAGCTGGAGGAGAACGTCGCGGCGCTGGCCGGTCCGGCGCTGTCCGCAGGGGAGCTGAAGGAGATCGACACCTTCGCCGTGGACACCGCGGGAACCAATATCTGGGCCGGACGGGCCTGA
- a CDS encoding class I SAM-dependent methyltransferase, translated as MPGTPEDTQAAEAARRARFDALVTEADTVSVAGWDFSWLDGRATEERPSWGYARAMGERLGRASAALDIQTGGGEVLASAPKLPPLTVATESWPPNIARATALLHPLGAAVVADADEPPLPFGDAAFDLVVSRHPVTTWWDEIARVLVPGGTYFSQQVGPASVFELVEYFLGPQPPEVRGGRDPEQARAAAEAAGLEVVGLRPERLRTEFFDIGAVVYFLRKVIWMVPGFTVERYRPQLAALHQQIEDEGPFVAHTTRFLIEARKPGRPV; from the coding sequence ATGCCCGGAACACCCGAAGACACGCAAGCGGCAGAGGCGGCCCGGCGTGCCCGGTTCGATGCCCTGGTCACCGAGGCGGACACCGTCTCCGTGGCCGGCTGGGACTTCTCCTGGCTCGACGGCCGGGCCACCGAGGAACGGCCCTCCTGGGGGTACGCCCGCGCCATGGGGGAGCGGCTGGGCCGGGCGAGCGCCGCGCTCGACATCCAGACCGGCGGGGGCGAGGTGCTCGCCTCCGCGCCGAAGCTGCCGCCGCTGACCGTCGCCACCGAGTCCTGGCCGCCGAACATCGCCCGCGCCACCGCCCTGCTGCACCCGCTCGGCGCGGCCGTCGTCGCGGACGCGGACGAGCCGCCGCTGCCGTTCGGCGACGCGGCCTTCGACCTCGTCGTCAGCCGGCATCCGGTGACCACCTGGTGGGACGAGATCGCCCGGGTCCTGGTGCCCGGCGGCACGTACTTCTCGCAGCAGGTCGGCCCCGCCAGCGTCTTCGAACTCGTCGAGTACTTCCTCGGCCCGCAGCCGCCGGAGGTACGTGGCGGACGCGACCCGGAACAGGCGCGCGCGGCGGCCGAGGCGGCCGGTCTCGAAGTCGTCGGCCTGAGGCCCGAGCGACTGCGTACCGAGTTCTTCGACATCGGCGCCGTCGTCTACTTCCTGCGCAAGGTGATCTGGATGGTGCCGGGCTTCACCGTCGAGCGGTACCGGCCGCAACTCGCCGCGCTGCACCAGCAGATCGAGGACGAGGGGCCGTTCGTCGCACACACCACCCGCTTTCTGATCGAGGCCCGCAAACCGGGGCGGCCGGTCTGA
- a CDS encoding prepilin peptidase, with protein sequence MYAMLIGVAALWGAATGLLVPRAAYRFSVEPEDAWRDACPAGHALTGPGRGWLGSTRCTTCAEVGAAVAVHTATGSGVARPGPDVETNTDTGTDIGTGADSGTDSAAVAPTPYRGGPRYAPSLLVPVVSALGCAAVAATTGARPELAVWLLLAPVAVLLAAIDRRVHRLPDELTLPAAGAAAVLLGIAVLLPEHGGSWLSALLGGVALGAFYFLLFLINPNGMGFGDVKLALSLGVALGWYGWAVVFAGGFAGFLFGAAYGLALMIMRRAGRKTGIPFGPFMIAGALLGILFGGLAA encoded by the coding sequence GTGTACGCCATGCTGATAGGGGTCGCCGCCCTCTGGGGTGCCGCGACCGGACTGCTGGTTCCGCGCGCTGCCTACCGGTTCTCCGTCGAACCCGAGGACGCATGGCGGGACGCCTGCCCAGCCGGCCACGCCCTCACCGGGCCGGGCCGCGGCTGGCTCGGCTCCACGCGCTGTACTACCTGCGCGGAGGTGGGGGCGGCCGTCGCCGTGCACACGGCCACCGGGTCGGGAGTCGCCCGGCCGGGCCCGGATGTCGAGACAAACACGGACACCGGCACCGATATCGGTACGGGCGCGGACAGCGGCACGGACTCGGCCGCAGTCGCCCCGACGCCGTACCGGGGCGGCCCGCGCTACGCGCCCTCCCTCCTCGTCCCCGTCGTCTCCGCCCTCGGCTGCGCCGCCGTCGCCGCGACCACCGGGGCCCGCCCCGAACTCGCCGTGTGGCTGCTGCTCGCCCCCGTCGCCGTGCTCCTCGCGGCCATCGACCGCCGCGTCCACCGGCTGCCGGACGAGCTGACGCTGCCGGCCGCGGGAGCCGCCGCCGTCCTCCTGGGCATTGCCGTACTGCTGCCGGAACACGGCGGCTCCTGGCTGTCCGCCCTGCTCGGCGGCGTCGCGCTCGGCGCCTTCTACTTCCTGCTCTTCCTCATCAACCCCAACGGAATGGGCTTCGGCGACGTCAAGCTCGCGCTCTCGCTGGGCGTGGCACTCGGCTGGTACGGCTGGGCCGTCGTGTTCGCCGGGGGCTTCGCCGGGTTCCTGTTCGGTGCGGCGTACGGTCTCGCGCTGATGATCATGCGCCGCGCCGGGCGCAAGACGGGCATCCCCTTCGGCCCGTTCATGATCGCCGGTGCACTGCTGGGAATCCTCTTCGGCGGCCTGGCCGCCTGA
- a CDS encoding DUF192 domain-containing protein has product MARWRNGTGTLTITDPEGERETGIPLRIAASYRHRSRGLLGQDGIDGALLITPCGSVHSFRMRFTIDVAYLDRKLNVVAVHTMKPGRLGLPRLRARHVIESEAGAMAKWGLRPGVRVGITQSDGPLG; this is encoded by the coding sequence ATGGCTCGATGGCGCAATGGCACAGGAACGCTGACGATCACGGACCCGGAGGGGGAACGGGAGACAGGGATACCGCTGCGGATCGCGGCCTCGTACCGTCACCGCAGCCGTGGGCTGCTCGGACAGGACGGCATCGACGGCGCGCTGCTGATCACGCCGTGCGGGAGTGTGCACTCCTTCCGCATGCGGTTCACGATCGATGTGGCCTACCTGGACCGGAAGTTGAACGTGGTGGCGGTCCACACGATGAAGCCGGGACGGCTGGGCCTCCCCCGGCTCCGGGCCCGGCACGTGATCGAGTCGGAGGCCGGTGCGATGGCGAAGTGGGGGCTGCGGCCGGGCGTGCGGGTGGGAATCACCCAGAGCGACGGGCCTCTCGGCTGA
- a CDS encoding Hint domain-containing protein, whose translation MAIVGALVATGIGADLSEKIGVQVCRISGGGNCGGDGNADAQGGGSNSPGNGDPASDKNPDGSQKSPAQIEYDKALKGLEDAKKDEKSNGDKALDAAKELAKILADELGITDALDCITKGDMGACTETLINVLLSLIGGAVGKLGAKYGAPWKWKKAYKLIKSLKKHGGDLYDGLKGLIKSRKKVKDAEKALENAGKKVDGEKKSPPKKDDKPDEKKPEKPNCPVKHSFPAGTPVLLADGRTVPIEAVRPGDLVTATDPSSGTTAARRVERAITTEDDKDFTRLTFRTLGGPAVITATDTHPFWITGERRWADAGDITPGMKLRTPDGSVLAVAGVSRYTQRQTTHDLTVSGIHTYYVVAGGTSVLVHNDDPCGMVSKPNALSQKTGYTVKQIKEAIHKVKNQGGWRGNGANRNPDMLIDPNTGEVYPQMPDGSPGDSIGNIFDHLPEEP comes from the coding sequence GTGGCGATCGTCGGCGCGTTGGTCGCGACGGGGATCGGCGCTGATCTGTCGGAGAAGATCGGTGTTCAGGTCTGCCGGATCAGTGGCGGTGGCAACTGTGGCGGTGACGGCAACGCCGACGCGCAGGGCGGTGGTTCGAACAGCCCGGGCAACGGTGACCCGGCCTCCGACAAGAATCCGGACGGTTCGCAGAAGTCTCCGGCGCAGATCGAGTACGACAAGGCACTGAAGGGCCTTGAGGACGCGAAGAAGGACGAGAAGTCCAACGGTGACAAGGCGCTCGACGCGGCGAAGGAACTCGCGAAGATCCTCGCCGACGAGCTGGGCATCACCGACGCCCTGGACTGCATCACCAAGGGCGACATGGGTGCCTGCACCGAGACCCTGATCAACGTCCTGCTCAGCCTGATCGGCGGCGCGGTCGGGAAACTCGGGGCGAAGTACGGGGCGCCCTGGAAGTGGAAGAAAGCCTACAAGCTCATCAAGAGCCTGAAGAAGCACGGCGGCGACCTCTACGACGGCCTCAAGGGCCTCATCAAGAGCCGCAAGAAGGTCAAGGACGCCGAAAAGGCCCTGGAGAACGCCGGAAAGAAAGTCGACGGCGAGAAGAAGAGCCCACCCAAGAAGGACGACAAACCCGACGAGAAGAAGCCCGAGAAGCCGAACTGCCCGGTCAAGCACAGCTTCCCGGCAGGCACCCCGGTCCTCCTGGCCGACGGACGCACCGTGCCCATCGAGGCGGTCCGCCCCGGCGACCTGGTGACCGCAACCGACCCCTCCAGCGGCACGACCGCCGCGCGGCGCGTCGAGCGGGCCATCACCACCGAGGACGACAAGGACTTCACCCGGCTGACCTTCCGCACCCTCGGCGGGCCCGCGGTGATCACCGCGACCGACACCCACCCGTTCTGGATCACCGGGGAGCGGCGCTGGGCCGACGCGGGCGACATCACACCCGGCATGAAGCTGCGCACCCCCGACGGGTCCGTACTCGCCGTCGCCGGTGTCTCCCGCTACACCCAGCGCCAGACCACCCACGACCTCACCGTCAGTGGCATCCACACCTACTACGTGGTCGCCGGCGGGACGTCCGTGCTCGTCCACAACGACGACCCCTGCGGGATGGTGTCCAAGCCGAACGCCTTGTCGCAGAAGACTGGGTACACGGTCAAGCAGATCAAGGAGGCCATCCACAAGGTGAAGAACCAGGGTGGCTGGCGCGGCAACGGCGCCAACCGGAATCCGGACATGCTCATCGACCCGAATACCGGCGAGGTCTACCCGCAGATGCCCGACGGGTCCCCCGGTGACAGCATCGGTAACATCTTCGATCATCTTCCGGAGGAACCGTGA
- a CDS encoding DUF6188 family protein, with translation MSEPSLDSSADRWVLRGLRSARVLGVFGAPDGSRLDLTLDGGTRLTVVGPVRITHGPATAPEPVVLPPGEAGVLNGATVLSAVAFRSGSLRLVFSTGHHLTVRGSDPGVRAELCRPGEFTWVTQQGVGQLTESGPGSA, from the coding sequence GTGAGCGAACCGTCCCTCGACAGCAGCGCGGACCGCTGGGTCCTGCGCGGTCTGAGATCCGCGCGGGTGCTGGGCGTCTTCGGCGCACCGGACGGCTCACGGCTCGACCTCACCCTGGACGGCGGGACCCGGCTCACGGTCGTCGGGCCCGTGCGGATCACGCACGGCCCGGCCACCGCACCCGAGCCGGTTGTCCTGCCGCCCGGGGAGGCCGGCGTGCTGAACGGCGCGACGGTGCTGTCCGCCGTCGCCTTCAGGAGCGGTTCGTTGCGTCTGGTGTTCAGTACCGGCCATCATCTGACCGTCCGCGGCAGCGATCCCGGTGTACGGGCCGAGCTGTGCCGGCCGGGAGAGTTCACCTGGGTGACGCAGCAGGGGGTCGGCCAACTGACGGAATCCGGTCCGGGTTCCGCGTAA